TGCTTGAAATTTCATCAAATCTATCATCTCATCATCTGAATTTACTTTTACAACTTCATTATAAGCTGTTCCCAAATTATTAGCTATTGCATCTTGTACTTCAAACCCATAGTTTGCCTCTTCTTTATCAGTAGAAACTCCTACTTTTAAGTTCCTATAAAACTCTACAAAAGAAGTAGAGTTTACATCATTTGGATTTTGAGCTCCACCTTTAAATGATAAGTTATCTTTCCACTGAAGAGTTGCTAAGTAATCCAAATTTTGTTGATTCAAATCATTTACTGCATTTTTATCAAATTTTAATGTCTTAACACTAGAACCACTAAACAGATTCATATTTACAATATCTCCACCATTTGGTGGAAATGGTGCTGTATTATGTGCTTCTGATCCATCTCTTCCATAAACATAATTATTTTCACCAACTCTTATGTATGAGCTATTTACATCTGCTAAAGTTTGAGCAAATTGATTCAACTGGTCTAAATATTTTTGAAACTTATTATTTGGATTTGATGTAGATAAATTCTCAACTTGAGCTCTCATAGATCCACTTTTCAGATTTAAATCTTGATCTAAAATAGTTAAAACTGTATCAGTTTGTCCAATTTTACTCTCTTTATCATTTTTATATATAGTTTCTCTTCCATCTACATTTACTCCAGTTTTTCTTTCAATACTAAATCTTCCAATGAACTCGTTATCAACTCCTGGTAAATTTGACTCAATTTTTAAATAGTTATCACTATTTGGATACATAGGAATTTTGTTACCACTTGCATCAAGAGTATATTCTCCATTGTGAGCAGTAACTAGTTTACTCATATTTGGATCACTATTTATTTTAACCATAAATGCTCTTGTTAAATTATCATTATCAACAGTCATAGTTGTATCAGGAGTATTTGGATCACCATCCCAATTTCCAGTTATAGTCTCACCAATCTTAACACTTACAGAAAATTCATTATTTAACTTATAAGTTATAGTATCATCAACATCATAAAGTGCTTTTGCTGTAAAATCTGAATTATATTTTAAAGAATCAAAAACTGTACTAGAACCGTCAGCATTTTGTCTAATATGATTAAACTTATCAATTTGAGGAGTTAATCTATCTTCTATTTCTATCTCTTTATGGAAAATATTATTTGAAACAGCAACAACTCCACCGATTTTTATCTCATAAAAACCAGCATCTCTATTTATATCAACATCAACAAATTTTGATAGTTCAAGTTCTAACAAATCTCTTTTATCTAGTAAATCATTTACAGATGGGTCATATTTTTCAATTTTTACATTTACATCTGCAATCTCTTTTAAAATCTGATTTACTTTTTTAACATCAGTTTTTAACTCAACTTTTTCTATTTGTGCTTGTTTTTCTATACTTGAATATAAGTTTTGTAAACTCTCAACAATTACAGCACCTTGAGTTTTCATATAACTTCTATTTACTTCAGAACTAGGATTTGTTCTTAGACTTTCTACAGATTGAAAATATCTATTTAAATCAACTGAAAAACCACTACTATCAGTTTCTGCAAAAATTTTTTCAATACCACCTAACATATTTGAAGATTTATCTAAATAATTAGCTTTTGTACTCTCTTGCATAAACTTGTCATACATATATTGAGATGTAACTCTTGATATTCCACCAAAATTAACACCTTGTCCTGTTATATGTACACCATTTAATCTAATTTCGCTTAAATCCGCTACTCTTTTTTTATATCCAGGAGTATTTCTATTTGCTTGATTGTTACTAACATTCTCAATAGCATACTTTGATGTGTTAAGCCCTGTTTGAGAAACACTCAATGTAGAAAACATATTTACTCCTTTTATAATATGTAAAATTATTGCATTACATTTCTTAATTTTAGTTTAAAATGGCCATATTGCTCTTAAGATTTTTGTTCCCCATGGAACTTGCAGTAAATCAGCTTCTGCTCCATCTTTTTTATAAAGCATTTTTAAATTTGCAATTTGTGAAGAGTTTATTGAATTATCAGATGTTATATCGTATGGTCTTATAACACCTGTAATTACAATCTCTTGCTTTTGACCATCAATTATTACCTCTTTATTTCCTTTTATGAAATAGTTACCATTTTGATAAGTTTCATCTATAATAGCTGATATTTTAGTATCAAAATTCTCATTTACTTGAGTTTTTACTTTTCCTTTATCACTATCGCTACTTTCTGTATTAAAATTTACTCCAAATACAGAATTTGCTTTATCTGTTACTCTTCCAACTGTACTATTTAGTGGATTTCCTCCCATAGAAGCAAACATTCCTCCACCAAATTCATTCTTTCTATCACTTGTTAATTCTCTTTTGTTGTCACTTTTTTGAGTAATTCCTTCACTTATTACAACTTGAATAATATCTCCAACTTGTAAATCTTTTTTATCAGCAAAAAGAGATGTTCCTTGAACAGAATACAAAGAACCTTTATTTTTTCTAACAACAGGAGGTTCTTTTGTTACTTGTTGTGGTGGTTTTGTAAAATCGATTTTTGGTTCAGTTAATGCTCCACAAGATGTAAATAACAAAGAGATTATAAATAAAAATAAAATATTTTTCATCCTAATTTACCTTTTAAAATATGTTCCAAATCAACAACTACTACAATCTCTTTGAAACTTTTTTTTATAAGTGCCATAGCTCCATATCTAATATTTATAGCATCTATATTTGTATTTGGATTTAAAATATAAACAACTTTATTCTTAACAATTTTTATATGATTTATATTATTTTGTCCAATTAAATCAACAACTTTCTCAACTTCAATCAAAATAATTCTCTGAGCATCTAATTTCTCTTTTTCTTTTTTTTCCTGCTCAATTTGAATAGCTATTTTTTCATCTTCCCTTGCTTTTTCAAGCTCAATTGATAAAAGGTTTTCCTCTTTTATTAAAAGAGAAATATATACTATTCCGAAAAAAAGTCCAGCTATAATAATTAATTTTAAAATCTTTGAGCTGCTACTCTTTTTTCTAACTTTTACTATCATTTTCTCTTATTTTATTACAAAAGTTGTAAAAAGAATATTACTAACAACGTTAGAATTACTCTTTGTAACAAAATTAATTACATTATTTATTTCTGATATTAACTCATCTTTTAATAGATTCTTTCCACCAACAGTTAGTAACTCTTCTGAGCTTCTTGAACTTATTTGAGTAATAACAACATCTGTAATTTCTGCTAAATAATCTTGAACTATTGTTGCAATAAGAGGGTCACTACTTCTTATAGAAAAAGATAATTTCATAATCTTCTCTCTACCCTTTGAATCTGTTAGATTTAAAACTAATTCATTTACATCTGCTTTAAACTTTGCTTCACTACCAGATGCTGAACTAGAAGAGGCTTTAGCAACCTCTTCTGTATTGTTATTTGAACCTTGATTACTATTTGAAATTTTACTCAATAAAAAATATGTCCCACCTGCAACTGCCATAATTAAAACAATTACAAGAACCAATAAAACTATTAGTAAGCCTTTTCCATCTGATGTTTTTTTTACAACTTCGTTTTCATCTGCCATTTTTAGTCCCTCTTTTGCTTATCTTTATTGTATCTTTCTAATTTTTGAATCAATCTTGATGAATTTTCAAGACTCATTGTTTTCATAATATTTGATACATTTGCTTCCTTTAATCTTACGATTATATCAAAAACATCATCAATTTTACCTTCTAGTATCATTTGATCGAAAATCTCCGCAGCAACTTTTGCTTTCATAAGCTCAAAAACTCTTATTGATTTTTTAACAACCTCAGACCTTATCTCTTTTAATATCTCATCATTTTTTTCATATAATCTTTTAATTTCTGCTTTTTCTTGCTCTATTTTTGTTAAGACATCTTCAAGCTCTTTTTTTTGTCTTTGATACTCTTTCTCTTTTTCATTATAAAAATTATTTAACTCATTTTTTAACTCTAAAACTTCCATTTTCTGTTTAGTTAATGAGCTACTTGTTTCAACAGCCGCATTTAGAGATAATGAAAAAACTATTACTATTAAAACTTTATTTATCAACTTTTTCCTTTAATATATTTACTTTGAATAAACTCTTCACTCTCTAGAATTTCAAAATGCAAAGCATCTTTTCTTTTTTGTTCTCTCTCTTCATCCAAAATATATTTATATTGTTCACTCTCTTTTTGCAACTCTATAATCTCTACAAATATATCATCTATTTTTTTTAATAGTTGATTCTTTTTACTTAATAATTTTTTTACCTCAAATCTTAAACTATCTTTGTGCATAGCTAAAATCATAAAATCTGAAATTGAACCCAACTTTTCAACAGTTGCTGTGTTTATTCTATGATTTAAATCTCCAACTTCTTCATCTAGCTTATAAACTTCTTGCTCTAAACTTGATTTTTCTATTAGTTTTTGTTCGGTTTGTGTTTTTTTAAGATTATATAATTTTTGTATCATCTACTTACCAAATATTAAAATCATATTCCATAACTCAATTGTAAATGTTTCAATATGTTCACCAACCCAAGGAAGTGTAAATAAAATAAATGCTGATACAAAAATCATTTTTGGTACAAACGAAAGTGCTGCATCATTTACTTGTGTAACAGCAGAAAATATTGATATTATAAGTCCAATAATCATACTAATCATCAATGATGGCATACCAACTAGCAAAATTATTTTAACTGTATTTTGAGCAATTGCCAATAAGTCCATATTACTCTTTTATTTTTATTGTAATTTCTAAAGTTTTATTATTTAACAATTTTGATATTAAACTAGCTATATCATTTATATTTGAACTTCCTATATCAATATTGTTATTTGAAATTTCCATTTTTTGGGATTCTTTTATATTTTGTGTATCAGTTTGTGCAACATTTGATATACCTGAACCGCTTAAAGCTTCAATTAAATCTTGCTCATTTAAACTATCTAATTCAAAAAAATCATCACTCATATCTTCTCCTTTTTTGCTTACATCTTCTGATTTTTTATTTTGTAGGTCTAGGTCTGCAAAACTAAAATCTTCTAAATTTAAATCATTTAGTTCATCTATTTCAATATTTTCATATTCTGGTGTTTTTTCTTCTTCATTTTTTTCTTCAATATTTTCAATTATATCTATATTTTTATCTATTTGTTTAATATCTTCATCTTTTTTATTTTCTATATTTTGAAAAACTTCATTAAATTGGAAGTTTTCAATGTTTTCTAATTCATCTTTTTTCAGTTCATCTTCATTCTTCTCTTCTTTATCTTTTTCTTGCAAAACTATGTTTATGGATTTAGTACTATTTTCGTCCATATCAAAAATTGTACTATTTGGAAAAATCTCATCTAAAAAATTTGTATCTTCAAAAGTCTCACCAACAAACTCATAATCATCTTCATCGACTATACTATTATTTAAAATATCTTGTAGTAAATCTTCATCACTCTTTAAATCTTGATTAAATGTTGAATCATCATCATAATCAAAAGAGACATTGTTTAAACCAAAATTTTCATCAAAATCTTCCATACTAATATAATTTGTATCTAATTTTTCTTTATCTGAACTCTCAAGTTCAATCAAATTATCAAGTTCATTTATATTGATTCCAACTGGTTCTTCTAAAATTGAGCTAGTCAAATTCTGACTATTTTCTTGTTCTTTACTTTCTAAAAGATTTGCTAATTCATTATCTAAAAGTAAATCTTCATTTTTTATCTCTTCACTTTTATCTTTTTCTTTGAAAGCAATTCTTTCATATTTTCTAATTATATAATTTGGTATCTCTTCTAATGAATCTATTGATAAATCATTAACACCATACTGAAGTAAAAAATCCTCTTCTATTCCATCTTTTTGTTTTAAAAACTTAAATCTGCTTTTTTTTATTATTTTATCTTCATCAATTAAATAAATATCGTCTGGGTTTTTAGCTATATTATCTTTTAAGGTATCAATATTTGATATATCTTCAATTTTTACATCTTCTAAAATTGTCTCTATTTTAGAATTTAATAAAATTTTGTGTACTTCATTTTTAAAGTTTTGATTTCCGTAGATGAAAATATTCAATATCTTTTGCCCTATTATAGTTTGAAATTTTGCTTTGATTATACCTTTTTTTATTAAAATTTCGATAAAATAAAAACTAAAAATTTATGAAGGATTTTTTTGAAAATTTTTATTATCATCTCTTTACTTATTTGCTCTTTGTTTTCTCAAACTATAAAAGATATTTCAAATGTTATTGGAATAAGAGACAATCAACTTATTGGTTATGGTCTTATTGTTGGATTACCAGGAACTGGTGATAAATCTAAGTTTACTATGCAAAGTTTGCAAAACTTACTTACAAACTCATATATAAAAATTCCAGCTGGTTCTATTAATTCAAAAAATATTGCTGCTGTTATGGTAACTGCTGATTTACCAGCATTTTCAAGACAAGGTGATAAAATTAAAGTTACAGTTTCTACTATTGGTGATGCAAAATCAATAGACTTTGGTGAACTTTTAATGACTCAATTAAAAGGTGTTGATGGAAATGTTTATGCTGTTGCTCAAGGAACTGTTGTAGCAAATACAAATAATAAAACAACAGGTTTTATATATGAAGGTGCTACAGTTGAAAATGAGATAGATTATGAACTTCAAGGTGAAAAATCTATTCAGTTAAGTCTATATAAAAATTCTGCAAAAAATGCTGATTTAGTAGAGAAAAAAATAAATGAGGTATTTGGACAAAAACTTGCAACTGCTTTAGATACTAGAACTATTGAAGTTCAAAAACCAAATAATATGTCAATAGTAAGCTTTATTTCAAAAGTTGAAAATATAGAACTAGACTCAACATTTAGAAAAAAACTTATTATTGATGTAAATAGAGAATCTATTATTGCGGGTGGGGATATTGTTATTTCACCAATAGTAATAGCAAGAAATAACTTCACAATAAGAATTGATAAATCAGGATTAGGAGAAGTAGATTGGAATAATCCATCTATAAACAAAGGTGTTGATATTGGTGATAATGTTAAAATTGCTGATAAACCAGTAATTGATATAAACAATGCCATGATAAATACAAAAAAAGAGCCAACTGTATCTGATTTAGTTCGTTCTATGAAGGTAATGAAAGTTCCTATGAATGAGATTATAGATACTCTTAGAATGATTAAAGAGATGGGTGCGATTGATGTTGATATTGAATTAAGAGGATAATGAACTATGGCAGAATTTTTAAGTCAAGATGAGATAGACGCTCTTTTAGATATAGCTGAGCAAGGTGATGATATTGATGGTACAAATCCACTTGATAAATTTACAGCTAAAGAGAAAAATTACTCTATATATGACTTCAAAAAACCTAATAGAGTAACACTAGACCAGCTAAAAGCTCTTACAACAATGCATGATAAGATGTTAAGAGAGTTTACAAATGATTTAAGTTCGATGCTTAGAAAAGTTGTAGATGTAAAACTTACATCAATTGAACAGATGACTTATGGTGAGTTTATTTTATCTATTCCTCAAGTTACATCACTTAGTACACTATCTATGAAACCTCTTGATGGAAGAATAGTAATCGAGTGTAACCCTACAATTTCACATAAAGTTATAGCTGATTTGTTAGGAAGTGGTGCTGTAAACACTATGGATAATCTTGATAGAGAATTAACAGAAATAGAGATAAAAGTTCTTGAACATTTTTATAAAATGTTTATTAAAATTTTATATAAAACTTGGAGTGATGTTTCTAGTTTAAATTTTAAAATAGAATCAAGTGATACAAATGCAAATGCGATTCAAATAGTTTCAGACCACGATATAGTTTTACTTGTTGTTTTTGAAATAACTATTGATGAGGACTCAGGATTTTTATCTATTTGTTACCCTATTTCTTATATTGAACCCTTATTAAATAAAATTGTTGATAAAATTTTTAGTGAAGGTAAAAATAAAAAACTAAGCCGTAAACAAGATATAAAAACTCTAATTTCAGGTGCCAGAATGAAAATAGAACCAATTATGGCAGAGACAGAAATGACTACTTTAGAAATTTTAAATCTAAAAGAGGGAGATGTAATTGTATTTAATAAAAATGCTGCTTCATCTGATAGTATAGTTTATGTAAATAAAAAAGAGAAATTTTCTGCTGTTTGTGGTATTTCAAACAATAGAAAAGCAATTGAGATTAGATCAAATCTTGATAAAGAGAAACAAGAGACTCTTGAAACTCTTAGACTTATGAGAGAAGAGAGAGAACAAAAGGCAAAAGAGAATGCTGAAAATATTAAAAAATTAATAAATGAAAGAAGAAACTCTAATTTCTCTTAATAGGCTAAATTTAGCCTATTTTTGAATACTCTCTATACTCCAAGAGATAGTTTTACCTGCATACATTGGTACAACTTTTTCATCTTTATACTCATAAATATCAGGAACTATAAAATCTTTTTTTACTAGATTTATAGTTTTTGGCTCTAAATTTAATCCATAAATTTTTTTTGCATTATTTGATACAAAATCATTTAAATTTTCTAAACTATCATGTTTTTCAAAAAGTTCAACTAAAACTTGTAAAGCAATTGGTGATGTGAAAACTCCTGCTGCACAACCACAACACTCTTTTTTATGTTTTGGATGAGGAGCACTATCACTTCCAAACATAAGTTTTGGATGAGCTTTTAAAGCTGCATTTAAAAGTGCATTTCTATCTTCTGGTCTTTTTGCTATTGGTTTACAAAAAAGATGAGGATCTAGCATTCCACCTGCTACATCATCTAAAGTTATTAACAGATGATGTAAAGTAACTGTTGCATAAAGATTTGAATACTTATCAAGCAATTCAACTGCATCTTTTGTTGTGATATGCTCCATTATTATTTTTAAATTAGGAAAAGCAATAGCCAAACTTTCATAAATTGGCATAAACTCTTTTTCTCTATCCATTACAAAACCATTTGTTTCACCATGAATACAAAGAGGAATTCCAAGGCGGCTCATATTTTCTAAAGTAGGTCTTAAAACTTCAATATCCATAGAAGAAACTCCTGTTTCAGAGTTTGTAGTAATTCCTGCTGGATAAAGTTTAATTCCAATAATCTCATCTTTAATATCTTCTAAAAACTCAAAACTATAGTTATTTTGAAAAAACAGTGTCATATATGGAGTAAAATCATCACCTTTACAAGCTTCTATAATTCTTTTTTTATAAGATAATAAAGCATCTTTTGAAGTAACAGGAGGGACTAAATTTGGCATAACCAAAGCACCACTAAAACTATTTGATGTAAGAGGGGCAACAAGCCTAAGCATGTCGCCATCTCTTAAATGTAAGTGCATATCCAATGGTTCATTTAAAATAAATGTTTTTTCCATTTAAATAGCTTCCTCATCTTGTTCACCTGTTCTAATTCTTATGATTTTTTCAATAGATGAAACAAATATTTTACCATCACCAATATTTCCAGTCTTTGCAGCTTCTGTGATTACTGTTATTATTTTATCAACATCTTCATCAGCAACTATTAACTCTAATTTAATCTTTGGTAAAAAATCAACAACATATTCAGCACCTCTATATAGTTCGCTGTGCCCTTGTTGTCTTCCATAACCTTTAACATCTAATACAGTCATACCTGAAATTCCAGCTTGAGTTAATGCATCTTTAACATCTTCAAGTTTAAATGGTTTAATTATAGCTTCTATTTTTTTCAATATTAATCCTTTCTTTAATTCAATTATTTTAACAAAATTTTATTAAACTAATATTATTAGAATGCTCGTTTAAATTCTGGATAAGCTTCTAAACCGCACTCTTCAACATCTAAACCTTGCATCTCTTGATCTCGTTTTGCTCTTACTGGTATGATTTTATGTAAGATATACAACAATACATACGAACTTATAAAAACAAGTACTCCAACAAACACAACCCCTTTTAACTGTCCTAAGAATGTGATATCATCACCATTTGAAGCAAAAATTCCTACTGCTAATGTTCCCCAAATTCCATTTATTAAATGTACTGATAAAGCTCCAACAGGATCATCTATTCTTAATTTATCAAACATAAATACACCAAGAACAACCAGTATTCCACCAATTGCTCCTATTAAAATAGGAGAGTAAACACCAACTACATCAGCTGCTGCTGTAATTGAAACAAGACCTCCTAAACCACCATTTAAAATCATAGTGATATCAAATTTTTTGTACATAATATACATCATAATTGCCACTGCAATTGCACCTGCAAAACCAGCTGTATTTGTATTTAAGATTACTAATGAAACAAGATGTGCATCCTCTTTTGAAGCAATACTTCCTACACTTCCACCATTAAATCCAAACCAACCAATCCATAAAAGTAAAGCTCCCAAAGTAACCAAAGGGATATTTGAAGCAGGAATAACTCTAACTCCACCCTCTTTTGTATATCTTCCAGTTCTAGCTCCTACTATTAGTAAAGCAGCTAATAAAGCCCAACCACCAGTACTGTGTATAATTGTAGAACCTGCTAAGTCGTGCATTGATGATATATCTAAGACTGTATCTTTTAGGAAATTTGAACCCCAAGTTAAATTTACCACTAAAGGATATAAAACAGAACTCATAATTACTGTAAATATTGCTATTGGTATTACTCTAGCTCTTTCACTAATACCACCACTCATAACATTCATTGCCTTTCCAACGAAAGCCATCTGAAATAAAACTGTTGCATAATTTATATTTTCATCGTTTAGTCCTTCTCCAAATGCTAAAGAATAACCAACTAAAACGAATGCTAAAGATGCAATTGAAAAAATAAGAATATTGATAGTTAAGACAGCAGTAACATTTTTTGTTCTAACAATTCCAGCTTCCAACATAGCAAAGCCAGGATACATAAAAACAACTAAAGTCATTGCAAACAGTACGTAGAGTGTGTCAATAATATATGACATATCAGACATAGTTTCCATAAAGTAGTCCTTTTAGAGAGTAAAGTCTCCAGCGCTGGACGAGCAGAATTTTATCAAATAAAAAATTAAATAAAGATAAAAATATCTTACTTTTAGCTTAAAATTTAAATATTTATATATTTTAAATATTTTATGTATAGTTTCGTAACATTTATTGAGATATTTTTTAATTAATATTTAAATTACTTTGATTATTATATAATAAAAAAAATTTAGGAAATAAAAATTATGCTAGGATTGCTTGGTGCTAAAAAATTTTCAAATGATGATTTAATAAAAGAGCTTTTAAACCCTACTTTAAATCTTGAAAATTTAAACAAAATAAAAGAGAAATCAAAGATAGATTTAAACTCTTTATCTTTAAATGGTGAACCTATTTTAATAGCTTGTTGTAAAAAAGATTTATACAACTCTTGTTTATGGTTACTTGAAAACAAAATTGATTTAGAGCTTGAAAACAACCTAAAAGAGAGTGCAATATTTTATACAATATACTCAAAAGATAGTAAACTTCTTGAAACTTTATTAGAATTTGGTGCTAATTTAAACCATTTAAATAACAAAAATAGAACAGTTCTTCAAGAATCAATTCATAATGCAAATAAAAAAATAGTTAGATTTTTAATACAAAAAACAAACTCTTTTACAAATTGTGATAATAATGGAAATAATGTTCTTTTTGATGCTGTATCAAATGGAAATATGAATATCATAAAAAAAATAGTATCTTTAGAAAAAATTGATTTAAACCATAAAAATAAAATTGGAGATACGATTTTACATCTTGATAATTGTTACAAAAATCTTGATTTAGCTATGTATTTATTAAATCAAGGGGCAGATCCAACAATCCCAAATAACAAATCAATTAGCTATCTGTTTTTTGCTGCAACAAAAGGTTTAGAAGCTTTTTCTTTCATAAAAAGAGCAGCTGAACTAGGTTTTAACTTAAATATAAAAAATCATGAAAATAAAAATATCTTAATGAAAGCAGTTGAACACTTTTTAGAAATTCAAAATGAAGATGAAAAAGATAGTCAATCTGAATTAATCAAAGCTTTAGTACATCAAAATATAAATGTTCAAGCAATGGATAATAAAAATGAGACAATATTTTTTAATATAACAAGAAGTTTAGATAGAGATTTAATTCACTATTTATTAAATAATCTTGAAAAATTAAATTTAAATAGACAAAATTTAGAAGGTCTTACTGTTTTATCAATTTTAATATTAAATGGTATATCTAATATGGATTTAATTAAACTATATATTGAAAAAGGTGCAAATTTAGAGTTCAAAAATAGAGATAATGTTTGTGTAGTTGAAACTCTTATAAATATTATTTTACATTTAGAAAATGAACAAAATCTTGATTTAATTTATAAAGAAAATCTAAATCAGAATGCTCAATATAAAGATATTTTAGAGGCTTTAACAAAAAGCTATAATCTTGATTTCAACAGATTAAACTCTAAAAACAAACCACTATTTTTTGATAGCTTATTAAATTTTAACTTCTCCTTATTTAAAATTTTAAGAACAAAAAACTTGCAAATAAATTCAACTGATGTAAATGGTAATAATATTATTTTTCATCTTCTAGAGCTAGATTTGGAAAAAAGAGTTGAAAATAGAAGGGTTTTATTAAACACTATAAAAAATTTAATTGTTGCAGGAGTTGATATAAATGCAAAAAATGATAGAGGTATTACAGCTTTAGAGTTTGCAATTTTAAATGATAAAGATGATATTTTAAAGCTTCTTTTGGATTTAAGAGCAAACACAAATTTCGTAGATGAAAAAGGAAGAAACCTCATCCATACAACAATTTTTAAAGACAAAGAAAAATATATTAAAATCATATCTCAATACAACAATACTATTATAAATCAAGCAGATAGTTTTGGGGCAAAACCTATAAATTATGCAGCTTTTATGGGTAAAAAAAGTGTTGTTTTAGAACTTATTGATTTAGGAGCATCAATAAATAATGCAAATAAAAAATCACCAAATATATTGGAATTTCTAAAAAGGTATCACAAAAATATTTTAAACTTAAGCTCTGGCGTTGATGATTCAAACAACAAATCAAACCTAAATAAACTAGCTGAAAATATGATTTTAGAGTTTGAAATAGATATTTCAAAACAATGATTAAATCTTTTGATATAAAAAACTTTAAAGATAAAAGTAGTTTTGAAGTATCAAAAATATTTAAAAAAAATTATATAGATTATAAAAATAGTGCAAATACAAGCAATAGTAAACTCTTTTTCAAACAAAATACAAAAAATATAGATAAATTCTTATTTCAAATTTTCTCTTATTTAAGTCTGAATAGTTTTAAACATAACTCATTTGTTAGCTTTGTTGCATTAGGTTCTTATGCAAGAGTAGAGTTATGTTTACACTCTGATATTGATGTTATGATTTTATACAAAAATAGTAAATCTTATGATATTTTGAAAATAATAGAAAAATTTGTAGCCTTTGCTTGGGATTGTGGATTAAATCTTGGATTAAGAGTTGTGAATATTGATAATATTGATGAAATGTATGATTTGGCAAAAAATGATATTACTATTAAAACTTCACTTCTTGAATCAAGATATATTTTTGGTTCAAAGAAGATTTATGAAGATTTTGAATTGTTTGTTAAAAATCTAAGACAAATAGATAAAAAAGCTTTTGTACAAGAACAACTAACTACTCACACTCAAAGATTACAAAAATATCCACTAAATATGCAAGTAAACTTAAAAGATGGATATGGTGGAATAAGAGAAGCAAATATGCTTTTTTGGATTTTAAATGTTGTATATGATGTTCAAAAAGCAAAAGAACTTGTAGGTACGAAATTAAATTATGATTCTTATAAAAAGTTTACAA
Above is a genomic segment from Aliarcobacter cryaerophilus containing:
- the pyrC gene encoding dihydroorotase, which translates into the protein MEKTFILNEPLDMHLHLRDGDMLRLVAPLTSNSFSGALVMPNLVPPVTSKDALLSYKKRIIEACKGDDFTPYMTLFFQNNYSFEFLEDIKDEIIGIKLYPAGITTNSETGVSSMDIEVLRPTLENMSRLGIPLCIHGETNGFVMDREKEFMPIYESLAIAFPNLKIIMEHITTKDAVELLDKYSNLYATVTLHHLLITLDDVAGGMLDPHLFCKPIAKRPEDRNALLNAALKAHPKLMFGSDSAPHPKHKKECCGCAAGVFTSPIALQVLVELFEKHDSLENLNDFVSNNAKKIYGLNLEPKTINLVKKDFIVPDIYEYKDEKVVPMYAGKTISWSIESIQK
- a CDS encoding P-II family nitrogen regulator, coding for MKKIEAIIKPFKLEDVKDALTQAGISGMTVLDVKGYGRQQGHSELYRGAEYVVDFLPKIKLELIVADEDVDKIITVITEAAKTGNIGDGKIFVSSIEKIIRIRTGEQDEEAI
- a CDS encoding ammonium transporter is translated as METMSDMSYIIDTLYVLFAMTLVVFMYPGFAMLEAGIVRTKNVTAVLTINILIFSIASLAFVLVGYSLAFGEGLNDENINYATVLFQMAFVGKAMNVMSGGISERARVIPIAIFTVIMSSVLYPLVVNLTWGSNFLKDTVLDISSMHDLAGSTIIHSTGGWALLAALLIVGARTGRYTKEGGVRVIPASNIPLVTLGALLLWIGWFGFNGGSVGSIASKEDAHLVSLVILNTNTAGFAGAIAVAIMMYIMYKKFDITMILNGGLGGLVSITAAADVVGVYSPILIGAIGGILVVLGVFMFDKLRIDDPVGALSVHLINGIWGTLAVGIFASNGDDITFLGQLKGVVFVGVLVFISSYVLLYILHKIIPVRAKRDQEMQGLDVEECGLEAYPEFKRAF
- a CDS encoding ankyrin repeat domain-containing protein, with translation MLGLLGAKKFSNDDLIKELLNPTLNLENLNKIKEKSKIDLNSLSLNGEPILIACCKKDLYNSCLWLLENKIDLELENNLKESAIFYTIYSKDSKLLETLLEFGANLNHLNNKNRTVLQESIHNANKKIVRFLIQKTNSFTNCDNNGNNVLFDAVSNGNMNIIKKIVSLEKIDLNHKNKIGDTILHLDNCYKNLDLAMYLLNQGADPTIPNNKSISYLFFAATKGLEAFSFIKRAAELGFNLNIKNHENKNILMKAVEHFLEIQNEDEKDSQSELIKALVHQNINVQAMDNKNETIFFNITRSLDRDLIHYLLNNLEKLNLNRQNLEGLTVLSILILNGISNMDLIKLYIEKGANLEFKNRDNVCVVETLINIILHLENEQNLDLIYKENLNQNAQYKDILEALTKSYNLDFNRLNSKNKPLFFDSLLNFNFSLFKILRTKNLQINSTDVNGNNIIFHLLELDLEKRVENRRVLLNTIKNLIVAGVDINAKNDRGITALEFAILNDKDDILKLLLDLRANTNFVDEKGRNLIHTTIFKDKEKYIKIISQYNNTIINQADSFGAKPINYAAFMGKKSVVLELIDLGASINNANKKSPNILEFLKRYHKNILNLSSGVDDSNNKSNLNKLAENMILEFEIDISKQ